Proteins encoded together in one Balearica regulorum gibbericeps isolate bBalReg1 chromosome 3, bBalReg1.pri, whole genome shotgun sequence window:
- the LOC104632843 gene encoding nuclear receptor subfamily 0 group B member 2-like, translating to MHSSTSAVSCHGRAVPRDAFGSMDSEIPAEKFGKCQCEPHRADSILYQILKKEHAGETKWHQQYHGPHRSTGSRGCSCVDRRRVVLKTPEATCRRASEVLLKTLTFIRNLPSFYHVPWEDQVVLIQQNWAPLFVLGLAQEGVDFDLREISAPSLLKRILLNQSLTASNELGSSALGASLAEVQKLKNLLWKFWDLDISAKEYAYLKGIILFNPGCHALKCLSYVQTLQQEAQQALMDFIAMMFNRNLGRFAWILQLIASLQDIDADAIEELFFRPILGEATLNVLHPETLYIKPHLL from the exons ATGCATAGCTCCACAAGCGCCGTTTCCTGCCACGGCAGGGCCGTCCCACGGGACGCGTTTGGCTCTATGGATAGCGAGATCCCAGCTGAGAAATTTGGGAAATGTCAGTGTGAGCCACACCGTGCCGACAGCATCCTGTACCAGATCCTTAAGAAAGAGCACGCAGGTGAGACCAAGTGGCACCAGCAGTATCATGGTCCCCACCGCTCCACGGGAAGCCGAGGCTGCTCTTGCGTGGACAGGAGAAGAGTTGTCCTGAAAACTCCAGAAGCCACGTGCAGAAGAGCTTCCGAAGTGCTCTTGAAGACTTTAACTTTTATTAGAAACCTGCCTTCTTTTTATCACGTGCCTTGGGAGGATCAGGTTGTCCTCATACAGCAGAACTGGGCCCCTCTTTTTGTCCTGGGCCTAGCACAAGAAGGGGTGGATTTTGACCTGAGAGAGATTTCAGCCCCTAGCTTATTGAAAAGAATCCTCCTCAATCAGTCTTTGACAGCTAGCAATGAACTGGGCAGCTCGGCACTGGGAGCATCTTTAGCAGAAGTTCAGAAGTTGAAGAATTTGTTGTGGAAATTCTGGGACCTGGACATAAGTGCAAAAGAATATGCCTATCTTAAaggaattattctttttaatcctG GATGCCATGCCTTAAAATGTCTCTCCTATGTACAAACACTGCAGCAGGAGGCTCAGCAAGCCTTGATGGACTTTATCGCAATGATGTTCAATAGAAACCTAGGCAGGTTTGCTTGGATTCTTCAGCTAATTGCCTCTCTCCAAGACATTGATGCAGATGCTATTGAAGAACTCTTCTTCAGGCCTATCCTAGGAGAGGCCACCCTAAATGTATTACATCCAGAAACCCTATATATCAAGCCAcacttgctttga